TTTAGATTTTCATAGCTAGCTACTTCTTTTAGAGCTTTTATATATTTTGCTGCTGACATATTTGCTCCTATGCTGCGTTACTTAGTTGCTTATACCACTGCTTAGTTTTGCTATCCCAGCGAAAGCCTAAAGCTTTTATGGTATCTTTTTTGGCAAAGATATTATTACCCTTTACTAGCAAAAAGCCGTTTTGTTCTACTACATCAAGCCCCATATTTCTTAGACTTTGGATATCGCCCATTACTTGATCGTTTGGTGCTTGGTTAGGTATTTGGCTAGGCATCGCCTGATTTGGTGCTTGGTTTGGTATAGCTTGGTTTTGCCCAAAGCCAGCATTTTGATTGGCTGGCGCATTTGGCATATTGCTTGGAGTATTTTGCGCTACGCTCTTGCTCTTATCATAAAGAGAGTTACCAAACTGATTACCAAAGCTTCTTAGGCTTCGTTTTAAAGCGTCCGTTACAGCTTCTTTGGCTGAGTTTTCATGCGCATCAGCCAGATTTCTTGCTACACCTGTGCCAAAGCCTACATCTTGACGAGAAATCATAGTGCTATGATCTATACCATATACATCTACTTTTACGATAGCTTTGTAGCAAATTACTACATTTTGATTGCTATTTACTTCCTGGCTTACTTGTTCTAGCGATGAGATAGTATAAGCCCAGCCGCCAAAGC
This DNA window, taken from Campylobacter magnus, encodes the following:
- a CDS encoding Rad52/Rad22 family DNA repair protein, whose protein sequence is MFNDKQMKALQSELSKDRIKVRDKANIKLSYLEGFDIIDTANNIFGFGGWAYTISSLEQVSQEVNSNQNVVICYKAIVKVDVYGIDHSTMISRQDVGFGTGVARNLADAHENSAKEAVTDALKRSLRSFGNQFGNSLYDKSKSVAQNTPSNMPNAPANQNAGFGQNQAIPNQAPNQAMPSQIPNQAPNDQVMGDIQSLRNMGLDVVEQNGFLLVKGNNIFAKKDTIKALGFRWDSKTKQWYKQLSNAA